A window of Eubacteriaceae bacterium ES3 contains these coding sequences:
- a CDS encoding EAL domain-containing protein, with amino-acid sequence MPLPIIYSLIFYFAFIGYTFLGFYILFKDNSQERKLTFLGLCLSLGIWSFSFSIANSAQTMETALIWRRVAAFGWGSMYSFLLHFTLVLTNQAKKLRATPLLLLLYLPALIIIVFFALYQPSALNQYMLILSPSGWVNHSQNNGLDIFFNLYYLTYSFLSLLLFLITGIRETGKTRRALLLIFATFLFALILGSHTDIIFNSISHEATPQLAVAIILIPVSAILFSVKHYDLMTVEKKKITVKDGEILNQYTHRTIYRYLMIAYLIGANTNFISAYFLMGFPLWQALLPSVLLLIMGMAILLIQASSIKDADKDLLLIAILSMSIPFVLFYYQAFAGVTVWAAPIVFIILLIPFRNEKYLILVGAFYLISLVLLWMATPVMLIKIIPSNHLNRIIFVLLFLSVAIYVNRIFLKRLRENEEQIRLQKLISDISSDLINISEENQEHKVISLLKRYSDFLKSDRLCLRFFDSAEVVAKEYQWHRQDVLSDCSDPTWLIPLILKDRSIFAPDAAESQYLLSPELKSFYVAPVSSYKNIGALQVEYLNEKVIWHDSQVNSIKIISNLLIDAFNKLESEESIRHMAYFDALTGLPNRVLYNEQLSMEIHEAIIKRASVAVVFLDIDGFKAINDTLGHNVGDQLLIEVGHRLSKKVRRNDIVSRFGGDEFLIMLSEIYDLNDLDHIIDNIMSVFSAPINLGGQELYITVSIGVSLYPEDGEDPDTLIKNADLSMYHSKDFGKNQVTVCSPDLKEDLKLKTRLTNDLYRAIEREELELYYQPQVSLETMEINGIEALIRWNHPEMGLMSPGLFIPLAMKHPGLMKPIDRWVIETACRQLKNWQELCFQLVPVAVNLSSEQLENVELIEIIRNNLAGNDILPELLELEITETLAFTSDQETISVLNGLKELGVTIAIDDFGVEYSSLNRIKNLPFDRIKMDIAFIRELDENPKNRPIAKTIIQLAKILNLKVLAEGVETAEQLAFLKESGCDEVQGYYFYRPMKVAEVTRLLKKE; translated from the coding sequence ATGCCTTTACCCATAATCTATTCGCTGATATTTTATTTTGCTTTTATCGGATATACTTTTCTCGGCTTTTATATCTTGTTTAAAGATAACAGTCAGGAGCGGAAATTAACATTTTTGGGGCTCTGCTTATCATTGGGGATCTGGTCTTTTTCATTTTCCATTGCTAATTCGGCTCAGACAATGGAAACTGCCCTTATTTGGCGGCGGGTAGCTGCTTTTGGTTGGGGAAGTATGTACAGTTTTCTTTTGCATTTTACGCTGGTATTGACAAATCAGGCAAAAAAGCTTAGAGCAACTCCTTTGTTGCTGCTCTTATACCTCCCAGCACTTATTATAATTGTATTTTTTGCTTTATATCAGCCAAGTGCTCTTAATCAGTATATGCTGATTCTGTCGCCAAGTGGCTGGGTTAATCATTCGCAGAATAACGGCCTGGATATTTTTTTCAATCTTTATTACCTGACATATTCTTTTCTAAGTCTGCTGCTTTTTTTAATAACCGGAATTAGGGAGACTGGCAAAACAAGAAGAGCACTGCTTTTAATTTTTGCCACTTTTCTATTTGCTCTGATTTTAGGCAGTCATACAGATATTATTTTCAATTCCATCAGTCACGAAGCAACACCGCAACTGGCAGTAGCCATTATATTGATACCTGTTTCAGCAATTCTTTTTTCAGTTAAACATTATGATTTGATGACGGTGGAAAAAAAGAAAATTACAGTGAAAGATGGAGAGATCCTCAATCAATATACCCATCGGACGATTTATCGATATTTAATGATTGCATATTTAATTGGCGCTAATACCAACTTTATATCTGCCTATTTCTTAATGGGTTTCCCTTTGTGGCAGGCGCTGTTACCCAGCGTTTTGCTGTTGATAATGGGGATGGCTATATTATTGATTCAAGCTTCCTCAATTAAAGACGCGGATAAGGATTTACTTTTGATTGCCATTCTATCCATGAGTATTCCCTTTGTTCTGTTCTATTATCAGGCCTTTGCGGGAGTAACTGTTTGGGCAGCCCCCATCGTTTTTATTATTCTGTTAATTCCTTTTCGAAATGAAAAATACCTGATTCTGGTGGGCGCATTTTATCTGATTTCGCTCGTGCTTTTATGGATGGCAACTCCGGTCATGCTGATTAAGATTATTCCCTCAAATCATCTTAACAGGATCATCTTTGTCCTGCTTTTTTTATCAGTGGCGATCTATGTCAATCGAATTTTTCTTAAGAGGTTGAGAGAGAATGAAGAACAGATTCGCTTGCAGAAACTGATTTCCGACATTTCTTCGGATCTGATTAATATCAGTGAAGAAAATCAGGAGCATAAAGTGATCAGTCTGTTAAAACGGTATAGTGACTTTTTGAAAAGCGATAGACTATGTCTCCGTTTTTTTGATTCAGCTGAAGTGGTAGCAAAAGAATATCAATGGCATCGCCAGGATGTTTTGTCGGATTGTTCTGATCCAACATGGTTAATACCCTTGATATTAAAAGACCGGAGTATCTTTGCTCCGGATGCTGCTGAATCGCAATATTTACTGTCGCCTGAACTCAAATCGTTTTACGTTGCACCGGTCAGCAGTTACAAAAATATTGGAGCCCTACAGGTAGAATATCTTAACGAAAAGGTGATCTGGCATGATAGTCAGGTTAACAGCATAAAAATTATCAGCAACCTTTTAATTGACGCCTTTAATAAGTTGGAGTCGGAAGAGAGTATCAGGCACATGGCCTATTTTGACGCCCTTACGGGACTACCTAATCGGGTTCTTTATAATGAACAGCTGTCAATGGAAATTCATGAGGCGATTATAAAACGAGCCTCTGTTGCGGTTGTTTTTCTGGATATTGACGGTTTTAAGGCAATCAATGATACACTTGGACATAACGTCGGTGACCAGTTGTTGATTGAAGTGGGACATCGACTCAGTAAAAAAGTACGCAGAAATGATATAGTCAGCCGTTTTGGCGGAGATGAATTTCTGATTATGCTCAGCGAGATTTATGATTTAAATGATCTTGACCATATCATTGATAATATTATGTCGGTTTTTTCAGCGCCGATTAATTTGGGTGGGCAGGAACTCTATATTACTGTCAGCATAGGGGTTTCATTATATCCAGAGGATGGTGAAGATCCGGATACACTGATCAAAAATGCAGACCTTTCCATGTATCATTCTAAAGATTTCGGGAAGAATCAGGTGACAGTCTGCTCGCCGGATTTGAAGGAAGATCTAAAATTAAAGACCCGGCTGACAAATGATTTATATCGGGCCATCGAAAGAGAAGAACTTGAGCTTTATTATCAGCCGCAGGTCAGCCTGGAAACGATGGAAATTAATGGTATTGAAGCTTTGATCCGCTGGAATCATCCGGAGATGGGCTTGATGAGCCCGGGGCTTTTTATTCCCCTGGCGATGAAGCATCCGGGTTTGATGAAGCCAATTGACCGATGGGTTATTGAAACAGCCTGTCGACAGTTGAAGAATTGGCAGGAGCTGTGTTTTCAGTTGGTTCCGGTGGCAGTTAATCTTTCCAGTGAGCAGCTGGAAAATGTTGAGCTTATTGAAATTATCAGAAACAACCTGGCTGGTAACGATATTTTACCTGAACTGCTGGAACTGGAAATAACTGAAACGCTGGCATTTACAAGTGATCAGGAAACCATTTCGGTTCTTAATGGTCTGAAAGAACTTGGTGTGACCATTGCCATTGATGATTTTGGGGTCGAATATTCTTCTTTGAACCGGATAAAAAATCTCCCCTTTGATCGAATAAAAATGGATATTGCCTTTATCAGAGAACTTGATGAAAACCCCAAAAATCGGCCGATTGCCAAAACAATTATTCAGCTGGCAAAAATCCTTAACCTGAAAGTTTTGGCTGAAGGGGTGGAAACGGCTGAGCAGCTGGCCTTTTTAAAAGAGTCCGGCTGTGACGAAGTGCAGGGATATTATTTTTACCGACCGATGAAAGTGGCGGAAGTGACAAGGCTTTTAAAAAAAGAATAA
- a CDS encoding methyl-accepting chemotaxis protein, producing MEKELMTKSVQQSGLKATNEGSTSKIRISTQLLFYTMGLIVLAILVLGSLTFMATNSMLAQTDGITDLVANFRSQILVVAVLIILVTGAIAWAISQKFERKIAKLKEIADHLILGKLDLEIDLDGRNELDELMASLKVVIENNRALAEAAEQMAHGNFSVSISPRSGEDVLAVSMQGVLTEMNRIRQAILDFGNAATEGQLNYRGNTNDYSGAFKDLIIALNNVINTFIKPLKVANKAIERIGRGEIPPKITTAYKGDFNNLKENINACIDGLGALTETGEVLNKLMNNDFLTQIEGEYLGIYDNLKNSVNDIQSKLTYIQGIVNHVSRGDLSDYDELVKIGKRSDNDEFVPELIQMIENIQDLIAEADEMTRLAVKGDLDHRGDAKRFEGGYAKIIEGFNRTMDAVIEPIQLASKTMDQLSRGNLNVVMEGEFEGQYGHIKENLNRTIGFLKNYVQDLTNVLSSIGQGDLNHEIRNYYHGDFNQSKVVINEITTQLSGIMKDIELSAGQVESGAAQISNGAQMLSQGTTEQASAIEELSASIEEVAGETRKNAVHAAEASERALGVHGSAEAGNRQMVSMISAMAEINEASDNIVKIIRVIDDIAFQTNILALNAAVEAARAGEHGKGFAVVAEEVRTLAARSAEAARETTALIEGSIDKVAAGTKIADETAISLEEILSEIEKVTQLVGQIAQASNEQATEIAQITKGIEQVSTVVQSNAATSEESAASSQELSSQAEMLKQMIGAFKLKAEEQKKESIDNPMAVKLRELSKSSAAISMDWEIQIEAMATEVKDIGYQDVAVMDLNGHARYLNGQGEFDSWGEYWYDVGLEGQPAVSEETVSKVTKQPVIFDVAPIKEGTRVVGLLVGRRAPAA from the coding sequence ATGGAAAAAGAATTAATGACTAAATCGGTTCAGCAATCCGGTTTAAAGGCAACAAATGAAGGTTCAACTTCGAAGATCAGAATTTCAACGCAATTGCTGTTTTATACAATGGGTCTTATTGTACTAGCAATCCTTGTATTGGGAAGTCTGACTTTTATGGCGACAAACTCAATGTTGGCTCAAACGGATGGAATTACAGATTTGGTGGCCAACTTTCGCAGCCAGATACTGGTGGTGGCTGTTCTGATTATTCTGGTTACTGGTGCTATCGCCTGGGCAATTTCCCAAAAATTTGAAAGAAAAATAGCAAAATTAAAAGAGATAGCGGATCATCTGATCCTGGGCAAACTGGATCTGGAAATTGATTTGGATGGCCGCAATGAATTAGATGAACTGATGGCTTCCCTGAAGGTTGTGATTGAGAATAACCGCGCCCTGGCTGAAGCGGCCGAACAAATGGCGCACGGTAATTTTTCCGTTTCGATCAGTCCGCGTTCTGGAGAAGATGTACTGGCGGTTTCGATGCAGGGAGTCTTAACAGAAATGAACCGGATTCGTCAGGCTATTCTGGACTTTGGCAATGCGGCAACAGAAGGACAGCTCAATTACCGGGGAAATACCAATGACTACAGTGGGGCTTTTAAAGACTTGATCATTGCCCTTAACAATGTCATCAATACTTTTATCAAGCCTTTAAAGGTTGCCAATAAGGCGATTGAACGAATTGGAAGAGGTGAGATCCCACCGAAAATTACCACAGCCTATAAGGGGGACTTCAATAATCTAAAAGAAAACATAAATGCCTGTATTGATGGGTTGGGTGCCCTGACTGAGACCGGAGAGGTTCTTAATAAGCTTATGAATAATGATTTTCTAACCCAAATAGAAGGAGAATATTTGGGCATTTATGACAATCTTAAAAATTCTGTAAATGATATCCAGAGCAAACTTACTTATATACAGGGGATTGTAAATCATGTTTCACGGGGTGATCTTTCCGATTATGATGAATTAGTAAAAATCGGCAAACGCTCTGACAATGATGAATTTGTTCCAGAACTGATTCAGATGATTGAAAATATTCAGGATCTGATTGCCGAAGCGGATGAGATGACGCGACTTGCAGTTAAAGGTGATCTTGATCATCGAGGGGATGCCAAGCGTTTTGAAGGCGGCTATGCGAAGATCATTGAAGGATTTAACCGGACCATGGATGCGGTTATTGAACCGATACAGCTGGCATCGAAAACAATGGATCAGCTTTCCAGAGGAAATCTCAATGTGGTTATGGAAGGTGAGTTTGAAGGGCAGTATGGTCATATTAAGGAAAATTTAAATCGTACCATCGGATTTTTGAAAAATTATGTGCAGGATTTGACTAATGTTTTGAGTTCAATTGGGCAAGGTGACTTAAATCATGAAATCAGAAATTATTATCACGGTGACTTCAATCAGTCTAAAGTGGTGATTAATGAGATTACAACCCAGCTAAGCGGGATCATGAAAGATATCGAGCTGTCTGCCGGTCAGGTTGAATCCGGGGCAGCACAAATATCAAACGGGGCACAAATGCTGTCTCAGGGGACCACTGAACAGGCCAGTGCGATTGAAGAATTATCTGCTTCCATCGAAGAAGTAGCAGGAGAAACCAGGAAAAATGCTGTTCATGCGGCAGAAGCCAGTGAGCGTGCGCTTGGGGTACATGGCAGTGCTGAAGCTGGAAACAGACAGATGGTCAGCATGATTTCGGCGATGGCAGAGATTAACGAAGCATCTGATAATATTGTGAAAATCATTCGGGTGATTGACGATATCGCTTTTCAAACCAATATTTTAGCTTTAAATGCAGCAGTTGAGGCAGCTCGTGCTGGCGAGCATGGAAAAGGTTTTGCTGTAGTAGCGGAAGAAGTAAGAACACTGGCAGCCCGCAGTGCCGAAGCAGCCAGGGAAACGACGGCGCTTATAGAAGGTTCTATCGATAAAGTTGCAGCAGGAACTAAAATTGCTGATGAAACGGCAATCAGTTTAGAAGAAATTCTCTCGGAAATTGAAAAGGTGACCCAGCTGGTCGGCCAAATTGCACAGGCTTCTAATGAACAGGCGACAGAAATTGCTCAGATTACCAAAGGGATTGAACAGGTTTCAACGGTGGTTCAGAGTAATGCTGCCACATCGGAAGAGAGTGCTGCTTCGAGCCAGGAATTATCCAGTCAGGCAGAGATGCTAAAACAGATGATCGGAGCCTTTAAGCTGAAAGCTGAGGAACAAAAGAAAGAAAGTATTGATAATCCGATGGCAGTGAAACTTAGGGAATTGTCGAAAAGCTCAGCTGCCATCAGCATGGATTGGGAAATTCAAATCGAAGCAATGGCTACAGAAGTTAAGGACATCGGTTACCAGGATGTTGCAGTTATGGATTTAAATGGACATGCCAGATATTTAAATGGTCAGGGCGAATTTGATTCCTGGGGTGAATACTGGTACGACGTGGGTCTTGAGGGCCAACCAGCGGTTTCTGAAGAAACAGTCAGTAAGGTCACCAAACAACCGGTAATTTTTGATGTGGCTCCAATAAAGGAGGGCACACGGGTAGTCGGCCTGCTGGTTGGTCGAAGAGCGCCGGCAGCATAA
- a CDS encoding EAL domain-containing protein, which translates to MDLPLIYSLIFYVAFVGYTFFGFYILFKDNYRERKLAFFGICLTLAIWSFSFSIANSADSLEIAMFWRRFAVIGWGGMYAFLLHFVLIITDRAKALRKMPLLLLIYLPAMLIIFLFALYEPTAVHQHHLFLTPSGWVNIPENNIFDQFFNVYYIGCSILSLMLLLLAGIRESGKKRKAMFLVFSTFLLALILGSVTDTVINTISREVAPQMAPAIILIPVSAILFSIMQYDFIDLDKKTVQAKEGEILNEKTQQKIYHYLMLAYLIGANTNFVSGYFLWNFSFWMAMATSLILAGLGIALLLINHSKLKDTDKDMLLITILAVTIPYLIIYYRDYGAVTVWAAPVVFIILLIPFRNEKYLLFLGGSYLLSLVALWIIRPSIYVEIVAMDHLDRIIFVSLFLFMAIYINQVFLKRLRENEEQIHLQKMISEISTDLINISENNRHEKIENLLRRCGEFLETDRLSLFFIDENEMVEKVHHWYRKTDSQAITIPLWRRADLQADQILAVADASANNMELPQEIKSFYAVPVCGEQKPGVLQAEYLNQMVHWGDSQYNSVKIVSNLLIDALNKLQSEAKIKNLAYYDGLTGLPNRTLFHEHLVREIYSASRSHKAVGVVFLDIDGFKTINDTLGHNAGDELLIEVGQRLRKRVRKNDLVCRFGGDEFLVMLSGIHRSGDIDQVLSHLMTVFTSPMEIRGQELFITASLGVSLYPNDGEDPDSLIKNADLSMYYSKDQGKNRITCCSPVLKEDQKLKTRLTNDLYRAIENDELELFYQPQISLKTMKINGIEALIRWNHPELGLLTPNAFIPLAMKHPGLMKPIDQWVIETACRQMKGWQEQGYEALTMAVNLSCEQLENPGLIKIIKASLSSNGLEPDQLELEITESLAFKNDERTAKIIGELKSIGINMAIDDFGVEYSSLNRIKNIPFDRIKMDITFIREIDENPKNRPIANTIIQLAKILKIKVLAEGVETETQLAFLKESGCDEVQGYYFYRPMPAEELSKHLQKKNFRTEQISTASLKEELVLY; encoded by the coding sequence ATGGATCTACCCCTGATCTACTCGTTGATCTTTTATGTTGCTTTTGTAGGCTACACATTCTTCGGATTTTATATTCTTTTCAAGGACAATTATCGGGAGCGAAAGCTGGCCTTTTTTGGCATTTGTCTGACGCTGGCGATCTGGTCCTTTTCCTTTTCGATTGCCAATTCGGCCGATTCCCTGGAAATTGCCATGTTTTGGCGCCGGTTTGCAGTAATTGGCTGGGGTGGTATGTATGCTTTTCTTTTGCATTTCGTGCTTATCATTACAGACCGGGCTAAGGCTCTCAGAAAAATGCCTTTGCTATTACTGATTTATCTGCCGGCCATGTTGATTATCTTTTTATTTGCCTTATACGAGCCGACTGCTGTCCACCAGCATCATCTTTTTTTGACTCCCAGCGGATGGGTGAATATACCAGAAAACAATATATTTGATCAGTTCTTTAATGTTTATTACATAGGATGTTCCATCCTTTCCCTGATGCTATTATTGTTAGCTGGCATCAGAGAAAGCGGGAAAAAAAGAAAAGCCATGTTCCTGGTTTTTTCTACTTTCCTGCTGGCTTTAATTCTTGGCAGCGTTACCGATACTGTTATAAATACGATTAGCCGAGAAGTAGCTCCGCAGATGGCGCCGGCAATTATTCTGATTCCGGTTTCAGCTATTTTATTTTCGATTATGCAATATGATTTTATTGATTTGGACAAAAAGACTGTTCAGGCAAAGGAGGGCGAAATACTAAACGAAAAGACACAGCAGAAAATTTACCATTATTTAATGCTGGCTTATCTGATTGGCGCCAATACTAACTTTGTATCGGGTTATTTTCTCTGGAATTTTTCCTTTTGGATGGCTATGGCAACTAGTCTGATATTGGCCGGATTGGGAATCGCTTTGCTGCTAATAAACCATTCGAAACTAAAAGATACTGATAAAGACATGCTTTTAATTACCATTCTGGCGGTGACGATTCCCTATCTGATCATATATTATAGAGATTATGGGGCGGTCACCGTCTGGGCTGCACCGGTAGTGTTTATTATTTTACTGATTCCTTTTAGAAATGAAAAGTATCTGCTTTTTTTGGGCGGCTCTTATCTGCTGTCGCTTGTGGCTCTGTGGATTATAAGGCCCTCAATATATGTTGAAATTGTCGCAATGGATCATTTGGATCGGATTATCTTTGTCAGCTTGTTTTTGTTTATGGCTATCTACATCAACCAGGTTTTTTTAAAGCGACTCCGAGAAAATGAGGAACAAATTCATCTGCAGAAAATGATTTCCGAGATTTCAACAGATCTAATTAATATCAGTGAGAACAATCGCCATGAAAAGATTGAAAATCTCTTGAGGCGTTGTGGCGAGTTTCTTGAAACGGATCGACTAAGCCTTTTCTTCATTGATGAAAATGAGATGGTGGAAAAGGTCCATCATTGGTACAGAAAGACTGATTCACAGGCGATTACAATTCCCCTATGGAGAAGAGCGGACCTTCAGGCAGATCAGATTCTGGCAGTTGCAGATGCGTCCGCAAATAACATGGAACTACCGCAGGAGATTAAAAGCTTTTATGCAGTACCGGTATGTGGTGAACAAAAACCTGGCGTTCTGCAGGCGGAATACCTTAATCAGATGGTGCATTGGGGAGACAGTCAGTACAACAGCGTAAAAATTGTCAGTAATCTTTTGATTGATGCTTTGAACAAATTGCAGTCAGAGGCAAAAATTAAAAATCTGGCCTATTATGACGGGCTTACCGGTTTACCCAACCGTACGCTCTTTCATGAACATCTGGTGCGTGAAATTTATTCAGCATCGCGTAGCCATAAAGCGGTGGGGGTTGTATTTCTTGATATTGATGGTTTTAAAACGATTAATGATACTCTGGGACATAATGCCGGTGATGAACTTCTGATAGAAGTGGGGCAGCGACTCCGCAAAAGAGTGCGTAAGAATGATCTGGTTTGCCGTTTTGGTGGCGATGAGTTTCTGGTGATGCTGAGTGGCATTCATCGATCTGGGGATATCGATCAAGTTCTTTCCCATCTGATGACAGTATTTACTTCGCCAATGGAAATAAGAGGGCAGGAATTGTTTATCACAGCCAGCCTGGGTGTATCTTTATATCCCAATGACGGGGAGGATCCCGACAGCCTGATTAAAAATGCGGATCTTTCCATGTATTACTCAAAGGATCAGGGAAAAAATCGGATTACCTGCTGTTCACCGGTGTTAAAAGAAGACCAAAAGCTAAAGACTCGTCTAACCAATGATTTGTATCGGGCGATTGAAAATGATGAGCTGGAGCTTTTCTATCAGCCGCAGATAAGTCTTAAGACGATGAAAATTAATGGCATTGAAGCACTTATTCGCTGGAATCATCCGGAATTGGGTTTACTGACTCCAAACGCTTTTATTCCGCTGGCTATGAAACATCCTGGACTGATGAAGCCCATAGATCAGTGGGTAATTGAGACAGCCTGCAGGCAGATGAAGGGTTGGCAGGAACAGGGATATGAAGCTTTGACGATGGCGGTCAATCTCTCCTGTGAGCAGTTGGAAAATCCCGGTTTGATAAAAATCATTAAAGCCAGTTTGTCCAGTAATGGTTTAGAGCCTGACCAGCTGGAATTGGAAATTACAGAATCGCTGGCTTTCAAAAATGACGAAAGAACGGCCAAGATTATCGGGGAACTGAAAAGTATCGGGATTAATATGGCGATAGATGATTTTGGGGTGGAATATTCATCACTAAACCGGATCAAAAATATCCCCTTTGATCGGATCAAGATGGATATTACCTTTATCAGGGAAATTGATGAAAATCCTAAAAATCGGCCGATTGCCAATACCATCATCCAACTGGCTAAAATTCTCAAGATAAAAGTATTGGCAGAAGGGGTTGAAACAGAGACACAATTGGCGTTTCTTAAGGAATCCGGCTGTGATGAAGTACAGGGCTATTACTTCTATCGCCCTATGCCCGCCGAAGAGTTGAGCAAACACTTGCAAAAGAAAAATTTCAGGACTGAGCAGATATCAACAGCTTCGTTGAAAGAAGAGTTAGTGCTGTATTGA
- a CDS encoding sensor domain-containing diguanylate cyclase encodes MNCEEFRRKKTWFCVISITIIAVLVVMAVYFLLPFFLPGMAEQGLFYAIGFIILFVPPLYFYIDRQLKNCEKEVVNVTRNSEAEKKSLSREMDERDERYRLLVENSPAGIITCDRDGEILMVNPAVVKLLGSPSVEATKAVNVFTFPPLVDSGIAASLKHCAETGEDFRGESIYTSKWGKDVYLRMHFVPLHNFTGEIVGVQGIVEDFTDYKKAQDQMRTYYHAIEHSPVAVLISDDKGEIEYVNPHYTKITGYTPADLIGQNIGVLYQESQMKHVYEDLHNTVTRGKIWKREQENFKKDGELYWEYISISPIFDENGEIFHYVSVKEDITKRREESEKAKYLAYHDTLTGLANRGLFNDRLMISVANAARYQTRLAIMYLDLDGFKEINDSYGHDMGDELLKAVSDELKSIMRKGDTVARMGGDEFTVIIPEFETVSDVEIVADKMLKAIQKPLTSEKLLVTISIGIAFYPEHGSNHEALLVSADKAMYQAKKMGKNNYRVYSEGEEE; translated from the coding sequence ATGAATTGTGAAGAATTTCGGAGAAAGAAGACCTGGTTCTGTGTGATCAGTATAACGATAATTGCCGTCCTGGTGGTGATGGCAGTTTACTTTCTGTTGCCGTTTTTTTTGCCGGGAATGGCTGAACAGGGTCTGTTTTATGCGATTGGGTTTATAATTTTATTTGTACCTCCCCTTTATTTCTACATTGACCGCCAATTGAAGAACTGCGAAAAGGAAGTGGTTAATGTCACTCGCAACAGTGAAGCAGAAAAAAAGAGCTTGTCAAGGGAGATGGATGAAAGGGATGAGCGATATCGTTTGCTGGTTGAAAATTCGCCGGCAGGTATTATAACCTGCGACCGTGATGGTGAAATTTTAATGGTAAATCCGGCGGTGGTAAAACTGCTGGGGTCGCCTTCAGTTGAGGCAACAAAAGCAGTTAATGTATTCACCTTCCCGCCACTGGTGGACAGTGGAATTGCCGCCAGCCTGAAACACTGTGCCGAAACGGGTGAAGATTTCAGAGGAGAATCCATCTATACATCCAAATGGGGAAAAGACGTTTATTTAAGGATGCATTTTGTTCCGCTTCATAATTTTACCGGTGAAATTGTGGGCGTTCAGGGAATTGTTGAAGACTTTACTGACTATAAAAAGGCTCAGGATCAGATGCGGACTTACTACCACGCAATCGAACATAGCCCAGTTGCAGTACTAATCAGTGATGATAAAGGAGAAATTGAATATGTAAATCCCCATTATACAAAGATTACCGGATATACTCCTGCCGATCTGATTGGTCAAAACATCGGGGTATTGTATCAGGAAAGTCAAATGAAACATGTCTATGAGGATTTACACAATACAGTCACCAGGGGAAAAATATGGAAGAGAGAACAAGAAAATTTCAAAAAGGACGGAGAGCTTTATTGGGAATATATTTCAATTTCACCGATATTTGATGAGAATGGCGAGATATTTCATTACGTCTCGGTAAAAGAGGATATCACCAAGCGCCGAGAAGAATCGGAAAAAGCCAAATATCTTGCGTATCACGATACTTTAACAGGGTTGGCTAATCGTGGCCTTTTTAATGACCGACTGATGATTTCCGTGGCAAATGCGGCCCGATATCAGACTCGGCTGGCAATAATGTACCTGGATCTCGATGGCTTTAAGGAGATCAATGACAGTTATGGACACGATATGGGAGATGAACTCCTGAAGGCTGTTTCTGATGAACTCAAAAGCATCATGAGAAAAGGCGATACCGTTGCCAGGATGGGTGGGGATGAATTCACGGTTATTATTCCTGAATTTGAAACCGTATCTGATGTCGAGATCGTTGCTGATAAAATGCTTAAGGCAATTCAAAAACCTTTGACCAGTGAAAAATTACTGGTAACCATCAGTATTGGGATTGCTTTTTATCCTGAACATGGCAGTAATCATGAAGCGTTGCTTGTGAGTGCCGACAAGGCCATGTATCAGGCAAAGAAAATGGGAAAAAATAATTACCGAGTTTATTCGGAAGGCGAAGAAGAATGA